One genomic segment of Roseivirga misakiensis includes these proteins:
- a CDS encoding 30S ribosomal protein S16, which translates to MAVKIRLARRGRKKRAMYDVVIADARAPRDGRFIEKIGTYNPNTDPASINIDNDKAFDWVMKGALPTDTVRAMLSYRGVMFRKHLQVGVNKGAITQEEADKKLAAWIEDKESKIEGKTEQLAKSKADARAARLEAEAKVSAARAEAIAAKNFVEEEVVEEEVAEEANEEAPATEEAAASEAVAEEAPVAEEAAPEAEEAPAVEEAPAPEEAPAAEEEKKEE; encoded by the coding sequence ATGGCAGTAAAAATCAGATTGGCCAGAAGAGGCCGCAAGAAAAGAGCAATGTATGATGTAGTCATTGCTGACGCTAGAGCTCCACGTGATGGACGCTTTATTGAGAAAATTGGTACTTACAACCCTAACACAGACCCTGCATCGATTAATATCGATAACGACAAGGCTTTTGATTGGGTAATGAAAGGTGCCCTTCCAACGGATACTGTAAGAGCTATGCTTTCTTACAGAGGCGTAATGTTCAGAAAACACTTACAAGTAGGTGTGAACAAAGGTGCTATTACTCAGGAAGAGGCTGATAAGAAATTAGCAGCGTGGATCGAAGATAAAGAATCTAAGATTGAAGGTAAAACTGAGCAATTGGCTAAATCGAAGGCTGATGCAAGAGCAGCAAGACTTGAAGCGGAAGCTAAGGTAAGTGCGGCACGTGCAGAGGCAATCGCAGCTAAGAATTTTGTTGAGGAAGAGGTTGTTGAAGAAGAGGTAGCTGAAGAGGCTAACGAAGAAGCTCCTGCAACTGAAGAAGCTGCTGCTTCTGAAGCAGTTGCTGAAGAGGCGCCTGTAGCTGAAGAAGCTGCTCCTGAAGCCGAAGAAGCTCCTGCAGTAGAGGAGGCTCCAGCTCCTGAAGAAGCACCAGCGGCTGAAGAGGAAAAGAAAGAGGAGTAA